The nucleotide sequence CCCGAGCCCGCCGGGACGTGGCGCTGCGCGTACTCACCCTCGACCTGACTCCGCCCGAGGCCGAGCTCCTCTCGCATCTGGCGCGACGGGTCGGCTTCCGCTCGTTCGACCTGGCCCACCGCTCCCCGCTGCGGACCGCGCGGATGGCGGACTCCTCCTACATCAGCGTCGCCACCTACCTGCGGTTCGAGTTCACCGCCGCGTTCGTCCGACGCCCGTATCTGATCTACCTCGACGCCGACACTCTCGTGCGAGGCGACCTGAGTGCACCGCTGAACGACTTGTGCCTGGGTGACGTCGGCGCTGTACGGGACGAGTTCGGCCCGTCCGTGGGTGACAGCCACGCCTTGCCGGGTACCGCAGAACGCTGGCCGCACTTGAAGGGCAGGCCGTACTACAACGCCGGCCTGCTGTGGGCCCACGCCGCCGACCTGCCACGGGTGCGTCGCGGAGTCGGCCACGCACTGGTCCGGATGCGCCAGCACATCCATCACAACGACCAAGACGCCCTGAACCTCTGGCTCCTCCACGCGGGCCACGTTCGATCAGTCGGCCCCGGATACAACCGCTTCGAGCTCGGCAGGTTCCTCGAACGCGGCAACTGGGCCCGACGCGTCGTCGCCCGCTCTCCGCTTCCCGACACCTCCGCACCCCTCATCCACTTCGTGGGACCCGAAAAGCCATGGCAGGCCGACTGCCCCCGCACCGAGGAGGTCCAGGAGTACCGCACCCACCTGCGACGCACCATGCGCCACGTCCGCGCCCTGGGTTTCGCCCCCGAGCAACCGGAGCTCCGATGACCACCTCACCCCTCGCCGCACCCGTCCCGCCGATGGTCTCACGCGCCTGCAACCTGCTGCTGGCAAGCCCCGTCAAAGCCGCCGAACGCCTGGCAACCGGCTCTCGTACCGCGGTCTACCGCGTCGCCCTCGCTGTCGGCTCGAACGTGATC is from Streptomyces sp. NBC_00370 and encodes:
- a CDS encoding glycosyltransferase family 8 protein, with translation MYAFGLCLDQRYLVPGMAAITALADSLTPRARRDVALRVLTLDLTPPEAELLSHLARRVGFRSFDLAHRSPLRTARMADSSYISVATYLRFEFTAAFVRRPYLIYLDADTLVRGDLSAPLNDLCLGDVGAVRDEFGPSVGDSHALPGTAERWPHLKGRPYYNAGLLWAHAADLPRVRRGVGHALVRMRQHIHHNDQDALNLWLLHAGHVRSVGPGYNRFELGRFLERGNWARRVVARSPLPDTSAPLIHFVGPEKPWQADCPRTEEVQEYRTHLRRTMRHVRALGFAPEQPELR